GAACCAAATATGGTACGCGAATTCTGAATTTGGCAGTTGCAAAAATTGGtactttaaaggtggagtaccgaaatctgagcaaaaaaaagcaaCTTTTATTTGTGCCCCATTGACCGAAAATgtacttaaaggtggagtagcgccagtggggaaattgttaaaacccACTCCtatggtcccaaaatgaccgaatatcatgataaaacttttcaaaaaatttttgaaatatttttatttaccgttaaaaagtggcaattacttagtttttgccactcataattttggaagtagaccaaaaaaaaatttttttctctattttttatgttttaattttatttaaattatttgtatacaaacattgtaggggtcgaaacatacgaaatttctttaaatttccccaaaagctcgtatttttcaaaattttggcaatttgccaaaactttgaccggaaattatgaaaaatctctaaaatttttttggagtgttttattatgattttcGGTCGTTTGGGAttattataagtgtatttagacaaaatcaaaaaaaaaaatcttgaaaatgctgtaaaatcaatcaataaagatttattattattattcaattattattataataAATTACATCGGCGATTTTCCACACGCATATCCATTAAAATCCGCTCTATCGCATCTGAAAACATTACTCTTCATAATTATTCATAACTTATTATTTGATTACCGTTGATCTGCCAAGCTAACATACGTAATTTCCACAGTGGCACAAATTTCCCTGGAAATGAATTAATTGTAAGCGTCTCAGTAAAATCAATTTGGTCTAGGCTTGGggttaggctcaggcttaggcttaggcttgggtttAGGGTtaagcctaggcttaggcttaggcgtaggcttgaGCCTAGGATTAGGTCTGGACTGAGGCTCGGACTcgggcttaagcttaggctcagATTTTAACGTAGGGTTAGGGtaaggcttggcgtcagtggcgagcgttagctgacgctatttaggcttggttaggcttaggcgtaggcttaggcgtaaacttaggcttaggccctATAGCTGGGACACCTCTATTAACTACATACAATCCGCCTGCATTGTTCGGCTCCCCGGATCTCCAAATCCATCCATCAGTTCCAGTCGTTGAGCCGTCTGTCCATTCAAAAGATGTCAGTGCGGTGCATGTCGCTGTCAATCCTGATGTTAGACATGCTGACGTCCTTTCACCGCCAATCCAAAATGTTGTATCCATAGCCATTATCGTATCCACAGCATTGAATGCGGCTGGAAATGGtcgagtttaaaaaatagtacTAAAAGTTCATCCAAACTCTTGTAAATTGCTCAAAACAGTAGAAAAACATATTCCGTACATGTTTCAGGTCAAACGTTTCAAGAAATtctacttttttggaattttccttGAGATTTGTagatcataaaatattttttgagactttCAAAACGTCAAAACATGGCCGAACATGCTGTTCGGCAgctaaaaattgtattgaaaaCTTGGCATACTAATCATGTAGTCCAGCTCCGCTTGATTTTGCACTCCGCTCAGGACAGCTTCCTCCGCAGCACAAGCACTTATCGCGTTTGCACGATCTCCTAGAGCAGCATACATCTAAATTAACAGGACTTCTTGAATTTGATGCTGCAAAGTTGCCCCACCTTAATGCACCATGTCCCGCTAGGCCGTTCAAATTCTTCCCATCCCGTCGGGCATGGAACTGGAATTTCGAAAGAATTGAAGGATTTTTATTCTGGAGTAACTAACTAGGTGTCGTTGTTGTCGTGGAGGTTGTCGTGGTGGTGGTAGTGGTTGTCGAAGTTGTCgctaaaaaattgtcgaatttaGGTGGTCTAAtgttcaattccagcaatttgccaatttgccggaaatttttatttttggcaaattgccggtttgcagatttgtaaaaaattgtaaattccggcaatttgcggatttgccggaagttctGTAAATGGGAACCTCTGCCTCTGGCTGTAATGGGTGAGCGGCAactgccgttcggcaaatcggcaaattgtagctttgccgatttgccgaaaattttcgatttggcagtttaccggtttgccgacttgccatttttccgcaaattcggcaagtccgcaaattgccggtttcgaTGATTTgacgcaaattttcaattttcgccatttttatttaaactcggcaaatcggtaaattgcctgtttgctgatttgccggaagttttcaattctagCAATTTGCGGATGCGccgagttgccggaaattttcaatttgccatttttccccaaattcggcaaatcgacaatttgccggtttgccgatttgccagacattttcaattccgacattttgctgatttgccgattcgccgcaaatgttcaatttttgcaatttttccgcaaattcggcaaatcggcaaactgcctgTTTGACGTTTTCcctaaaattcttttttggcaatttgcggatttgccggtttgctggaagttttcaattctggtcatttgcggatttgccgatttgccggaaatttttaattccggcaattgtcggtttgcccaTTTCTCGAAAGCTTTCAATTCCTGCAGTTTGacgatttgcaggaaaaaaacgcgtttgccgcccaccactGGAAACCTTATGTCAAAAACTTGCGAAAAGACTTACTTTCGACTTGCTGAGTAGGGATACATGAATTGACAACAGGTATGAGAATAAGGAAAAGCATTCTAAAATCCGAACTGTTCTCTAACGAGAGACATTATGGAGACCGATATCTGCCTGTGGTCAGTTGAACTTATCCCCCCCCCCTCCACTCGCCAGCCTCCGACCACTTTTTAGATCAAGAACGGCAGCGTCGAGACAAAATTGAGAGATGTACAATTCGATCAACCTAGCCTTATCACTTGCCAATAAAATCCAAATCGCAATGAAGTAGAACACGGCAAGGGTATTTTGTGATTCGATTAACCTGCTTGATTGCTTTGGAAGGCACAATTGATGGAAGCAACACAAATTGATCACAGGTAAAACGGCAATACTGAAAAGCGGCCCGAAAGTCCACATACGGCCTTTTACCCCCGCTTTTAAGCCGCAGTTGATTTTCTATTGGACCGTTTTGACCGTCTCTAGCTTTCAGACTTTTACAGGCCGTAAGCCCAAGAAATCAGATCAAAACGAACTGTAATTTTCTTATGATGTTGGGCCGgccagtgcattttttttgagccgtcgTTTGGCctattatctgaaaaattttaagccaagTACACAGACTCACTGATTGTGagattttgattaaaaaacgtctgcggcaaaaaataaactggATTCGATTGGCAAGTGATTCAAAAGTCCAATAAAATGCCGAAACAATTCTCATTGTCCCCAGGCTATGTACACTGCCGTTCTTCATCTCCTCCTTCTTCCAAAAGGGATTCTAATCAATGCATGTATACCCACGCAACAGATCGAGAGTAATTGACCATCTCCCATCTCTTGTagtaatacaatttttagattttcagccACTTCTACAACTACGACTCATTTTGTGGAAACTACTACttgtaacttttaaaaaacttgtttgtgggggggggggggtcctCGTTGCACccttacattttttttgaactctgGGTGCTTTCGACacgttaaaaatgtttttgatcaTGTACTTAAAATCTTGGAGAAATTGCCCAAGGAGCTGGCAATAGTGTGGACTTACTGAGAAACCTTCTAAAAGTCTGCCATTTCAGAGTCTGGCAGTTCTCTAAAAGTTTCACAAATTTAATGATCATGTTTCCGAGATTCAGCAGACCGCAAGTGATttgataaattcaaataacAGCAGCCTAATCGAATCAAAAACCGAGATAtctctctcattttttctcgCCGCCGGCATAAAACATGTGTATTCTTCCCGTTGGTGGGCTGGGTCTTAGAAGGTTCAGCAGTCCACTGTGGCAACAATGATTTTGGAGATCCGTCTTCTACTGAGATAAAAATAAGCAACATCATAAtgattttccttttccttATTCCTGTTGTCAATTCATGTATACCTACTCAACAAGTGGAAAGTGAGTTGCTTTTTAGATTAGgtgtttctgaaattgataGGTAGATCATTTGTTGTCTGATGGTAGTTTTCCGCATTTTTGAGGCAAACAGTTCTATACCATTATCTGGGCGAGATTTTCAGTTCTGTAGGAAAAACCGGTCCCCAGGGGCGAGGAGTTCTTATAGCATCACTTGTGTTAGCACCGACCTTAAAATACCCGAAACTTCCAGCGACAACTACGACAACAACGTCCACAACCACAACGACTCCTAGTTAGTTAATCCGAATAAAAATCCTTGAACTCTTCCAAAATTCCAGTTCCATGCCCGACAGGATGGGAAGAATTCGAACGGCCTAGTGGAACATGGTGCATTAAGGTAGGCCAAAGTTTacagttttcataaaataatctcataaaattatttcagacgTTTGCTATTGTTGGGAGTTGGCAAGATGGACAAAATGGATGTGCGACGCATGGAGCTGTTCTCAGTGGAGTTCAGAATCAAGCGGAATTAGATTTCATGTGTGGTAAGTAGCACATAGTTCTGACCTTAAAATCTCTCTCGTTTTCAGATTCGGCGGTAGAAGGTGCATTTTGGGTTGGTGGTCAAAGGACGGCCGCGTGTCCTGGGCCAGGATTGACCGCCACATGTACCGCGCTGACATCTTTTGAGTGGACAGACGGCTCGACGACCGGCACCGATGGATGGATTTGGAGGCCGATAGAACCGAACAACGCAGCGTAAGACTGTAGGGAGACCGTAGGGAGACCGTTGTAGCAacgtagggatactgtaggcatactgtaggggtactattggagtactgtaggggtactgtagggatactgtaggggtactattggagtactgtaggggtactgtagaagtactttagggatactgtaggggtactgtagggatactgtaggggtactattggagtactgtaggggtactgtaggagtaatGTACTAATATTGTAGGGATACTGTGGAAGTACtgttggagtactgtaggggtactgtaggagtactgtagggatactgtaggggtacagtagggatactgtaggagtactgttggagtactgtaggggtactgtaggagtaatGTACTAATATTGTAGGGATACTGTGGAAGTACTGTACTGATattgtagggatactgtaggggtactgtaggggtactatttgagtactgtaggggtactttTGGGATaatgtaggggtactgtaggagtactgtaggaggaCCGTAGGGGGACCGTAGGTGGACCTTACATTTTAAACTTGCAGGAGCTGTCCCGTTATTAACGCATGGACGTATAATTTGGCCGATCAAGTGTAAGCTTCAATGCCGCATAATTAATATAGTACTGATTTGCAGATGCACAAGATCCGATTTTGATGGGTATGTGTGCGGGAAGTCTCCTATGTGAAAATCGTGTTCACAATAATAATTTGATAATGATTTGCTTGATGTTACGAACTGTATAAATGAACCATACAATAATTGTATTGTAaaattggtttgaaaattctgtGACTTCAAGAATCAGAACGGAACAAAGCGCAGCTTGAACAATTTAACAAACTTGTGtttacaaatttcaacatttcaaaagtcTTATCTAACTCaaactgaaaagttgattttttgatctgACTATGAGTGTGGAAATGGCCGGACATAAACTTCGTGGCGGCAAACCCACACTTTTAAACCGCTTAACATGGGATTCTTCCCATTCGACATTACTGATAACACTCTCTTTTTCAGATATTAAGATAAGAATTGCAAATAATCCATGTATGCACGGATTGTATTTAAGTTATGACAACTGTAATCATTTCCTCAAATTGTGCTATGTGGTCTCACTCTGTTTTACTCCTCGCCGCTCTTGCCTCAGTCTTGGCCGACACTTGCCCTGATGGATTCACGATCTTAAGTACCAACAAATGTGTGAAGCTGGTCACAGAAGCCTCAAAACACTCGGATGCTACGGCTTATTGCACATCGCTAGGAGGAAACTTGATTTCTGTTCACAGTGTTATTGACAATAACGCATATCAGAAATTAGCTGCAGTTTCAGTAACTCCGTATTGGCTGGGCATCAAATGCGCTCAGTCGGGAAGTCCGAAATCTTGTTTGTGGGATGATCAGAGTGGAGATGCGGGAAAATATAATGGATTTGCTCCGGGTAAGGTAGCTCAACAACTATAGAGCTCAGACTTGAGCACAGTTACTCGGCAGTTTGCTACTACTGGCGCGCGCACGTTTTGCGCCTGGCGCGCGCACCAGAAGTGCAAAGGGCGCGCTCGAGGTGCGCATAGTATGCGCAGTGGacgaaaatagatttttttcaagatttttgtaGAAAGTTGTTTCCTTCGactttcataaaatttaatttatatagAGCAGTACGTCAAGTTGgcaacaggggtgtgcggcaaataaatttgccgagcttttcggcaaatttattttttcaatatttgccgagcacgacaaattcggtaaatttgccgtgcttaacaaactcgaaaaaatttgatactttttgatgttttttggagcaccaaaactatgtactgaattcttaacactcatctggtttctgaataagcaTCGTGTAGTATGTATGtctgtttaagcatcaaaataactaaattttgtgtcattttactaaatttttggcgaaaaaatcaatggttttagccaaaattggactgtcaaatttttgacgtgtgcggcaaattcggcaaatctattttcttgaaatttgccgtgctcggcaaattcggcaaatttgccgcacacccctggttggTAATGTATTTTATAAAAGAAATGAAGACACAGGGAACGTGCGGTGACAAAATTTGTACGAAATGCGCCGGGCGCGCGCAGAGATTGCCCCGAGCGCTCGTGAGATTATTACTAGCGCGCTCCATACGCGCGCCAGGAGCGAACTGTCGAGTGAGTTACTTTTCCCCAACAAATTTCACATTCtagaatgaatttttttaaaaaacaaactggaaaataaaatctttGAATTCTTGTAGCGCGAAAGTTAAGACCAAAGCTTTTTGTTTCAGGATTTCCTCTTCTTGAGATTGGAAGCTGCGTTTACGTGCCGACAAACAGCTCATCCGCGGGAAAATGGCTCAGCGGAGACTGTGACGCGATGATCTTGAACTTCATATGTGAAACAACACCAATCACCAATACCTGCACTTTTCAATATAATGGAAATTGCTATTATCCATCGCAGTCTGCTCTTTCCGAACAAGATGCTCAATCGGCTTGTCAGCAAGAATGTGGAAATCTAGTATCAATTCATTCAgatgaagaaaataattttgttcaatCTTTATTCACAACAAATTCACCAACATATATTCGAATTGGAGCAAAGCACAGTAATAATCAAAACTCGAATTATTGGATTGATGGATCAAGTTGGGATTATGATAACATTGGATATTCAAACCCAAATCTCGGAATGTGTTGGAGTATGGCTCTCACGAATGACACTATTCCAGCTGGAAAATGGATTAGCAGCCATTGTGATACTTCTCTACCATTTGTTTGTAAGAGAACAGTTGGAACCCAGTGTGGAGCTACTCCTGGCCCAACTCCGGCACAGTGTACTTCACCAATGTTTTTGCATAACTCTGGATCTGTAGGTTATGAGatctttttttggtgtttttttttcaaaaaaaccgaaaaaccgaaaaattttttcaaaaatgttaagcCTTATCCAATTTCAATCTCATTTCAGTTCTATTCTCCCAACTGGCCAAACAGCTACCTTGGCGATCAGTACCCATGCACATACATCCTTGACACTCCAATCGGCTCCCTTGTCCAAATCCAATTCCCAATTCTGAATCTGGATTCCCAGGCGTCAATTTCTCTTTACAATCATGTAGAGGACTCCACACCTTTTCTGGTACTTGAAGCGAATTCTGCAAGCGATCAGTGGTACACATCGACAACAAATACGATGAGAGTAGTGTTCCAACTTTGCATCTCACATTGTTTAAATGATGGTGCCAACTATAATTGGAAAGCTGAATTCAAGCCATCCACAGCTGTTACAACCCAGCCACcaattacagtaaccccaaACCCGAATAACCCGTCAGGGtgtaattcaaatataatgGCTCCAGGATATATATCAAGCCCGAATTATCCAAACTACTATCCAAGCAATGCGTTGTGTAGGTACCATCTTTCTACAACTGTTGGAAACCGAATTAAACTtgattttggagcaattgACACTGATCAATGCTGTGATTATATTTACGTGCAAGATGGGGCATTTACCGGAAGTCCGTTTATTGCAAATATCAGTGGTACATATCCAGCGCACATGAAAACCTTTCAGTCGACCTCTAACTTAATGCTAGTCACTTTTAAATCATCTATTTATGATAACAAAGATTATACAGGATTCAGTGCTAATTTTTGCAcgattcaaatttgatttttatgtttttattcgtggtgaaattttaaataaatgattACATTCATAGTAATTTATTTGCATTGCtgacttcgaaaaaaaaacatagagttttggcaaattcggcaaacggttttgccggtttgacaactttgccaaaaatgttcatctttggtaaattgccgatttgccgtgtACTTATCTCATCTTTTTTTGCAGCCCGATTTGGCTATTGTTGTACATGTTTGTTCAGATGCGGGCTCCGTACAAAAACCATTGTCATGATTTATGACTGTTAAATTTTGTATCTACTTTGGTCATTTATTGCTTGCAAAGATTGCCGGTAGTTTaccttttcaatgtttcaaggTTTTGCTTCTAGGCTTAGGTTTTCAGGCTCAGTATTAGGTACTCAACCTTAATCATTTGgcttatttagaaaaatttttaggtcTAAGTTTCGGGCTCAAATTTAGGCTTTCAGTCCGTGTTAGACTCAGTTTTCAAGCTAAGGTGGTTTATTTACCAGGTATTTTATTAGCCTCAAATATCCAGGCTTAGTTTTTACGTGAAGTTTTTTGGGTACTGCTTTTGAGGCTAGGTATTCAGGTTTTGTTTTTAGGATTGATGTTTTAGACCTAGTTTTTAAGCTTGGTTTTTTAGAATCCTCTTTCTGGTCTTAGATTTTTAGGCCTAAGATTTCAGGCTTAGATTTTCATGAATcggtttttaagattttaatttcagtctCAGCTTTTAGGCTAACTATCAGTCTTATCTTTCAAgatcattttttcagatcatGGTTTCAGGTTTAGGCTTTCAGACTAATATTTCCCGTTTTAGACTTTTAAGCTTAcgaattagaaattttcaaaccataGTTGTTTTTGACCTGAGTTGTTAAGCTCATGTAAGGCTTTCAGGCTTTCTTTTAGACCTATATtatcccaaaatttttattttagtttctaaaatttattggtcatagaaaatcaaagtagtattttgaaaaaaaaagagtaaaaactGCCGTTAATTTAAAAGAGCCCGCCCTAGTCATATCCAATTGTATGACTATTTACATGTGTTCGCAAAGATATTCCATTATCCTTTTCCTGTCACAAAACCGTTTTGACATCTAGTTAAACAACAGGAATAGCAGCATAA
This is a stretch of genomic DNA from Caenorhabditis elegans chromosome V. It encodes these proteins:
- the clec-245 gene encoding C-type lectin domain-containing protein (Confirmed by transcript evidence), whose translation is MLFLILIPVVNSCIPTQQVETTTSTTTTTTTTTSTTTTTPIPCPTGWEEFERPSGTWCIKMYAALGDRANAISACAAEEAVLSGVQNQAELDYMITAFNAVDTIMAMDTTFWIGGERTSACLTSGLTATCTALTSFEWTDGSTTGTDGWIWRSGEPNNAGGLEICATVEITYVSLADQRCDRADFNGYACGKSPM
- the clec-246 gene encoding C-type lectin domain-containing protein (Confirmed by transcript evidence) is translated as MIFLFLIPVVNSCIPTQQVETTTTTTTSTTTTTPIPCPTGWEEFERPSGTWCIKTFAIVGSWQDGQNGCATHGAVLSGVQNQAELDFMCDSAVEGAFWVGGQRTAACPGPGLTATCTALTSFEWTDGSTTGTDGWIWRPIEPNNAASCPVINAWTYNLADQVCTRSDFDGYVCGKSPM
- the clec-42 gene encoding Deleted in malignant brain tumors 1 protein-like (Confirmed by transcript evidence), whose amino-acid sequence is MTTVIISSNCAMWSHSVLLLAALASVLADTCPDGFTILSTNKCVKLVTEASKHSDATAYCTSLGGNLISVHSVIDNNAYQKLAAVSVTPYWLGIKCAQSGSPKSCLWDDQSGDAGKYNGFAPGFPLLEIGSCVYVPTNSSSAGKWLSGDCDAMILNFICETTPITNTCTFQYNGNCYYPSQSALSEQDAQSACQQECGNLVSIHSDEENNFVQSLFTTNSPTYIRIGAKHSNNQNSNYWIDGSSWDYDNIGYSNPNLGMCWSMALTNDTIPAGKWISSHCDTSLPFVCKRTVGTQCGATPGPTPAQCTSPMFLHNSGSFYSPNWPNSYLGDQYPCTYILDTPIGSLVQIQFPILNLDSQASISLYNHVEDSTPFLVLEANSASDQWYTSTTNTMRVVFQLCISHCLNDGANYNWKAEFKPSTAVTTQPPITVTPNPNNPSGCNSNIMAPGYISSPNYPNYYPSNALCRYHLSTTVGNRIKLDFGAIDTDQCCDYIYVQDGAFTGSPFIANISGTYPAHMKTFQSTSNLMLVTFKSSIYDNKDYTGFSANFCTIQI